Proteins from a genomic interval of Desulfitibacter alkalitolerans DSM 16504:
- a CDS encoding ROK family protein, which yields MVYYLGLDLGGTKIEAALVDKRGNILSSNRVLTMAEDGPEKVLNRMCVLLDEVVNAGQLSFRDISGIGMGVPGAVDHTRGRIYFLTNLPGWNDFPIRDFFQSKYNIPVTLNNDANAAALAEHIFGSGTGARHMIYLTVSTGIGGGLIVNGSLLNGAWGAAGEIGHMILDINGDECNCGNKGCWETISSGSAIARGVIERIKAGQKSMVTKLAALNDIRAEHVFKAREMGDMVSTEVTDRAIDFLGIGIANLVNVINPEKVIIGGGVAKVGDLLFARVRERVEKLAYGPASKVEIQPAHLGAKTGVVGAAALAMVVSTN from the coding sequence ATGGTGTATTATCTAGGCTTGGACCTGGGGGGAACAAAAATTGAAGCTGCACTTGTAGATAAGAGAGGAAATATATTGAGCTCCAATCGAGTTCTAACTATGGCTGAAGATGGTCCTGAAAAGGTCTTAAACAGAATGTGTGTACTTCTAGATGAAGTTGTTAATGCAGGTCAGCTATCTTTTCGTGATATTTCTGGAATAGGCATGGGAGTGCCTGGAGCAGTTGATCACACAAGGGGTCGTATTTATTTTCTTACTAATTTACCCGGTTGGAATGATTTTCCCATTAGGGACTTTTTTCAGTCTAAATATAATATTCCAGTTACATTAAACAATGATGCAAATGCTGCAGCTTTAGCTGAGCATATTTTTGGAAGTGGGACAGGAGCCAGGCATATGATTTATCTTACTGTAAGTACTGGTATTGGTGGCGGTTTAATCGTTAATGGAAGTCTTCTCAATGGGGCCTGGGGGGCTGCCGGAGAAATAGGGCATATGATTCTTGATATAAATGGAGATGAATGCAATTGCGGAAATAAAGGTTGTTGGGAAACCATAAGCTCAGGCAGTGCCATTGCCAGGGGAGTTATAGAAAGAATTAAGGCAGGACAAAAGAGTATGGTTACAAAACTGGCTGCTCTTAATGATATCAGGGCGGAACATGTCTTCAAGGCCAGAGAAATGGGTGATATGGTTTCTACTGAAGTTACAGATCGGGCTATTGATTTTTTAGGTATTGGCATTGCAAACCTTGTAAATGTTATTAACCCTGAAAAGGTAATTATAGGTGGAGGGGTAGCAAAGGTAGGGGATTTACTATTTGCAAGGGTACGTGAAAGGGTAGAAAAGCTGGCCTATGGTCCAGCCTCTAAAGTAGAAATACAGCCAGCACACCTGGGTGCCAAAACGGGAGTTGTTGGAGCTGCAGCCCTGGCCATGGTAGTATCCACTAATTAA
- a CDS encoding FMN-binding glutamate synthase family protein: MNGAFLIKIAKFRQVGISAAGFMLTGAGIYWLTRYGIKRTINNFTKTIMTEPYERNLMELYSATKRIGFQNVVENNMRAEKGTVIERPLGSPRKFLHFDDLMFNMAQLDKHATEDNVIIDTSVIIGPKAKKPLKVSIPILVGGMANGTALDSKVKVAIARAASAAGTATNTGEAGMHPAERKAAKLLILQLPRASWARDKKTLRKADMIEIQIGQGAYGGVGHITKEKELDKTSRRIMGLKKNQDAVINAIMPELKNQGSLKELVGELKEVTGGVPVGCKIGCGKYLERDLDVAIMSEVDFITLGGAQAGGSGSPPILQDDFGLPTLYALCRSVKYLESKNLKGKVSLIVSGGLFNPGHFLKAIALGADAVYIGTAALYAVSHNQVFQALPFEPPTQVVWYNGVFKKQFNIYEGAKSLEKFLKSCTLEMEDGIKALGKTSIREVNRDDLMALTKEVSEITGVELAY; the protein is encoded by the coding sequence GTGAATGGAGCTTTTCTTATAAAAATTGCAAAGTTCAGGCAGGTTGGAATAAGTGCAGCTGGTTTTATGTTGACTGGGGCAGGCATATATTGGTTAACCAGATATGGTATTAAGAGGACCATAAATAATTTTACAAAAACAATAATGACAGAACCCTATGAGAGAAATTTAATGGAACTGTATAGTGCAACTAAAAGGATAGGCTTCCAGAATGTAGTTGAAAACAACATGAGAGCAGAAAAGGGTACAGTCATCGAGAGACCCCTGGGAAGTCCAAGGAAATTTTTACACTTTGATGATTTAATGTTTAATATGGCCCAATTGGACAAACATGCTACTGAAGATAATGTGATCATAGACACCTCTGTAATAATTGGCCCAAAGGCCAAAAAACCCTTGAAGGTTAGCATTCCAATACTTGTGGGAGGAATGGCAAATGGAACTGCCTTAGACAGCAAAGTGAAGGTTGCCATAGCCAGGGCCGCATCAGCAGCAGGGACTGCTACAAATACCGGAGAAGCCGGCATGCATCCTGCAGAAAGAAAAGCTGCCAAGCTTTTAATACTGCAGCTGCCCAGGGCAAGCTGGGCAAGGGACAAAAAAACCCTTAGAAAGGCAGATATGATCGAAATTCAAATTGGGCAGGGTGCTTATGGTGGGGTAGGTCATATTACCAAAGAGAAAGAACTGGATAAAACTTCTCGCAGAATAATGGGGTTAAAGAAAAACCAGGATGCTGTAATAAATGCCATAATGCCAGAACTTAAAAATCAAGGATCCCTAAAAGAATTAGTTGGTGAATTAAAGGAGGTTACAGGTGGTGTGCCTGTAGGCTGCAAAATAGGTTGTGGTAAATATTTAGAAAGGGATCTGGATGTGGCTATAATGTCTGAAGTAGACTTCATAACCCTGGGTGGTGCTCAAGCTGGCGGCAGCGGCAGTCCACCTATTCTACAGGATGATTTTGGCCTGCCTACATTATATGCATTATGTAGGAGCGTTAAATACCTTGAAAGCAAAAACCTCAAAGGAAAAGTCAGCCTGATTGTTTCAGGGGGATTATTTAACCCAGGACATTTTTTAAAAGCCATTGCTCTGGGAGCAGATGCCGTATATATTGGTACAGCAGCATTATATGCAGTATCTCACAATCAGGTTTTTCAGGCTTTACCCTTTGAACCACCAACCCAGGTGGTTTGGTACAATGGCGTATTTAAAAAACAATTTAATATTTATGAGGGTGCTAAAAGCCTGGAAAAGTTTTTGAAATCCTGTACCCTGGAAATGGAGGATGGCATTAAGGCTTTAGGCAAAACATCAATCAGGGAAGTTAACAGGGATGATTTAATGGCACTTACAAAGGAGGTTTCTGAGATAACAGGTGTTGAACTTGCCTACTAA
- a CDS encoding YraN family protein gives MDNHEIGKRGELLAQKHLKEIGYEIITVNYRCKLGEIDIIAYKENYIVFIEVKTRRNTNYGLPYESVSAVKQKKIRKVAAYYLKVNNIFQKNCRFDVVSIEKKGMDYTCEIIQDAF, from the coding sequence ATGGACAATCATGAAATAGGCAAAAGAGGTGAATTGCTGGCACAAAAACACTTAAAGGAAATAGGATATGAGATTATTACTGTTAATTATCGATGCAAATTAGGTGAAATAGATATTATTGCATATAAGGAGAATTACATAGTATTTATTGAGGTAAAAACCAGAAGAAACACCAACTATGGCTTACCTTACGAAAGTGTTTCAGCTGTGAAACAAAAGAAAATCCGAAAGGTTGCAGCATATTACTTAAAGGTTAACAATATATTCCAAAAGAACTGCCGCTTTGATGTTGTTTCCATTGAAAAAAAAGGAATGGATTATACCTGCGAAATTATTCAGGATGCCTTTTAG
- a CDS encoding NADH-quinone oxidoreductase subunit N: MGMNIYLLVPELIAGALGLLILVLGLLVPKTETKGFGYITLAGLIMVLVSTIMFQGVNERFLEGMYIIDPFANFFKQLVLISAVLVVLVSFEYIGKLGYYQSEYYSLLVFITLGMMMMVSAGDLVTFYVGLELMTITFIVLTAFLRNRPTSTEAGLKYLILGAMSSGILLYGLSLLYGATGTVIIEDMVAAVAVNGVQPLLVLGMIFTLSGLAFKVSAVPFHMWSPDIYEGAPTPITAFLAVASKAAAFAVLVRIFVIALPDLANLWIVVVTALAVLTMIFGNLVAIPQTNIKRMLAYSSIAQAGYILLGLIAFSELGIAALLFYSMTYVFANIGAFAVVAAFYNRTGSFEIKDYAGLATRSPLLAAAMFISLISLAGLPPLAGFVGKLLLFTAIIDAGYVWLAFIGIVMSMVSVYYYLIVVKVMYIGKAEENAEPVRVSSGLKTAVVICMVVSLFLGIYFTPLIDLTVQAANSLFIQ; this comes from the coding sequence ATGGGAATGAATATATATCTTTTAGTACCTGAATTAATTGCAGGAGCTCTTGGATTATTAATCTTAGTTTTAGGACTTTTAGTGCCTAAAACTGAAACAAAGGGTTTTGGCTATATTACCCTGGCTGGCTTAATTATGGTACTTGTATCAACCATTATGTTTCAAGGGGTTAATGAAAGATTTCTAGAGGGCATGTATATTATTGATCCCTTTGCCAACTTCTTTAAACAATTAGTACTAATATCTGCTGTCCTTGTGGTATTAGTCTCCTTTGAGTATATAGGAAAGTTGGGCTATTACCAGTCAGAATATTATTCTTTGCTTGTATTCATTACTCTTGGCATGATGATGATGGTATCTGCCGGTGACCTTGTTACATTTTATGTAGGATTAGAATTGATGACAATTACCTTTATAGTGCTTACTGCCTTTTTAAGAAACAGACCAACAAGTACAGAGGCAGGATTAAAGTATTTGATACTAGGTGCCATGTCGTCTGGTATATTACTGTATGGTCTTAGTTTACTCTATGGTGCGACAGGAACCGTTATTATTGAGGACATGGTAGCAGCAGTTGCAGTTAACGGTGTACAACCACTACTAGTACTAGGAATGATATTTACACTGTCTGGATTAGCCTTTAAAGTTTCTGCAGTGCCCTTTCACATGTGGTCACCAGATATTTACGAGGGTGCCCCGACGCCAATTACAGCTTTCCTGGCTGTAGCATCCAAGGCAGCTGCCTTTGCAGTACTAGTTAGGATTTTTGTAATTGCACTTCCTGACCTGGCAAATCTTTGGATAGTGGTGGTTACAGCCTTAGCTGTTCTTACCATGATTTTTGGTAACCTGGTAGCAATACCCCAGACTAATATAAAGAGAATGCTTGCTTACTCAAGTATTGCACAAGCCGGTTATATTTTACTTGGCTTAATTGCCTTTAGTGAACTTGGTATAGCTGCATTATTGTTCTATTCAATGACCTATGTTTTTGCTAATATTGGAGCCTTTGCTGTGGTAGCAGCCTTTTACAACAGGACCGGATCCTTTGAGATTAAAGATTATGCTGGACTTGCCACCAGATCTCCCTTGTTAGCGGCAGCCATGTTCATAAGCCTTATATCCCTTGCAGGATTACCGCCTTTAGCAGGGTTTGTAGGAAAGCTGCTCCTCTTTACTGCTATTATAGACGCGGGATATGTATGGCTGGCTTTCATAGGAATTGTCATGAGTATGGTTTCTGTTTATTACTACCTGATTGTAGTAAAGGTTATGTATATAGGTAAGGCTGAGGAAAATGCAGAACCAGTCAGGGTATCGTCTGGATTAAAAACAGCCGTTGTAATATGTATGGTTGTCAGCTTATTCTTGGGAATCTACTTTACTCCATTAATTGACCTAACTGTTCAAGCTGCAAATTCCCTATTTATTCAGTAA
- a CDS encoding complex I subunit 4 family protein, with the protein MNFPVLSIIMLAPVVGALVILLIPEKEEKLIKITAAISASVSLILSIAIFVLYDKSIGGMQFVESIPWVDYLGINYAVGVDGLSLPMVLLTSLVIFTGVFASWDMRNRIKEFFVFLLILTAGVFGVFIALDLFFFYLFFEVALIPMYVLIGLWGSTRKEYAAMKLTLYLLIGSVFALVAIIATFLYAAAPEHLGFITLDIMALGTVTYDIAFQKFAFFLMLVGFGFLVPMWPLHTWSPDGHVAAPTAVSMLHAGVIMKLGGYGLIRLGLFYYPEGAKYWAPVIALLCIVNVVYGALVAMVQKDLKFVIGYSSVSHMGYVLLGIAALNTLSLDGAVAQMFAHGIMTALFFALVGHIYHRAHTREIARFGGLAHQMPRIAAGFVIAGLASLGLPGLNNFVAEFLIFLGAFSVDQVIFGFISFRFLAILGILGIVITATYVLRVVQFTFFGPRKEEWDHLEDARGVGMIPMVVLIGTLILFGVYPAPLIDLINVGVEPLVEKIQAAAAIRGIF; encoded by the coding sequence ATGAATTTTCCAGTTTTATCTATCATAATGCTAGCACCGGTAGTAGGGGCTCTAGTAATTCTTTTAATACCTGAAAAAGAAGAAAAGCTTATTAAAATTACAGCAGCAATTTCTGCTTCAGTATCCCTGATTCTATCCATTGCAATTTTTGTTTTGTATGACAAAAGCATTGGTGGAATGCAATTTGTAGAAAGTATTCCCTGGGTGGATTATCTGGGAATAAACTATGCTGTTGGTGTAGACGGATTAAGTCTGCCAATGGTTCTTTTGACAAGTTTAGTTATATTCACAGGTGTCTTTGCCTCATGGGACATGCGCAACAGAATCAAGGAGTTCTTTGTCTTCCTGCTGATTCTAACTGCTGGTGTTTTTGGGGTGTTCATTGCCTTGGATTTGTTCTTCTTCTACCTCTTTTTTGAAGTAGCATTAATTCCAATGTACGTGCTTATTGGGCTTTGGGGTAGTACCAGAAAAGAATATGCGGCAATGAAGCTGACACTTTATCTGTTGATTGGTAGTGTGTTTGCATTAGTTGCAATAATAGCCACTTTCTTATATGCTGCAGCTCCAGAGCATTTAGGCTTTATCACACTGGATATAATGGCCCTTGGAACTGTAACATATGACATTGCTTTCCAGAAGTTTGCGTTTTTCTTAATGCTTGTTGGTTTTGGCTTTTTGGTTCCAATGTGGCCATTACACACCTGGTCACCAGACGGTCACGTTGCTGCACCAACAGCAGTAAGTATGCTGCACGCTGGTGTTATTATGAAGCTTGGTGGTTACGGTTTAATAAGACTTGGGCTTTTCTATTATCCTGAAGGGGCCAAATACTGGGCTCCGGTAATAGCCCTGTTGTGTATAGTAAACGTGGTCTACGGTGCTCTGGTGGCCATGGTTCAAAAGGATCTAAAATTTGTTATTGGATACTCTAGTGTTAGCCATATGGGTTATGTTTTATTAGGAATAGCTGCATTAAATACTTTAAGCTTGGATGGTGCTGTTGCACAAATGTTTGCCCATGGTATTATGACTGCTCTTTTCTTTGCTCTCGTTGGACATATTTACCATAGGGCACATACCAGGGAAATTGCACGTTTTGGTGGCCTGGCTCATCAAATGCCCAGGATTGCTGCAGGATTTGTCATAGCTGGTCTAGCATCATTAGGCCTGCCTGGACTAAATAACTTTGTAGCTGAATTCTTGATATTCCTTGGTGCTTTCTCAGTTGATCAGGTTATTTTTGGTTTTATCTCCTTCAGGTTCCTGGCCATACTAGGTATACTTGGTATTGTAATTACCGCTACCTATGTTTTAAGGGTTGTTCAGTTTACTTTCTTTGGGCCCAGGAAGGAAGAGTGGGATCATCTAGAGGATGCAAGGGGTGTGGGCATGATACCAATGGTTGTCCTAATTGGTACACTAATCCTATTTGGTGTATATCCTGCTCCCTTGATTGATCTGATTAATGTTGGAGTTGAACCCCTGGTAGAAAAAATTCAAGCCGCGGCTGCTATAAGGGGGATATTCTAA